The window TAATTGGCAAAACCGAACTAAACCAAATTGAACAAAAGATTTGGTTTTTTACTTAAGCTAGCGTTTGGTTCGATTCCATTTGCTATATGTATATAtctatacacacacacacacacacacacatatatatatatatattgaaagttTTCCATTTGATTCGGTTAGGTAATTTGTTACACATTGATTTTTGGGTATTATATAGTTTTTGATTGATATGAGCTGGTGAGCTATAGAAGCACATTTCAAATTGAATATTTTCCGTACTGTACGAATCTTTTTagtgaaaataaatatttgaggatataGTTGATTGCTTTGACCAATCACATATATGTTTCATATGTACGTTTTTGTCCTTCTATATAAGAATAGATAGCCAACGAAAGCAAAATAATTGAAGGACTTCATCACCGAAGTAATGGGAGAAATTAGTAGTAGTGGTGGTGGTTCACTTGAAAGTTCTCCAACTTGGGCTATCTCTAGTtttgctttcttcttctttttcttagctttTATCATTGAAACTTCTCTTCACCGTCTTGCTCAGGTAAATACTATTCCACGTTAAaactttttatataatataaaaattcTTCTTATTTATCATGAACTTTATGATCTTCAGTTTCTCGCGAGGAAGAGAATCAAATCGTTCGAAAGAGGTTTGCGAAAGATCAAGACAggttagaaaaattaaaatctcGACTAAGCTTAACAGTTATGAGGAACGACGAGTTAcagtaaatttaattattacaGAAATGATGAAGATGGGATTCATGTCTTTGCTTCTTGAGTTATTGGAATCATCCATACCAAACATATGTGTGAGCAAAAGGGTGGCAAAATCATTTCTTCCTTGTAAAGATATCGCAATGGAGTACTTGTCCATGGAGCCCGTTGTTTTCActtcaaaaaataaaagtttaggTTTTAATTCACCGACAACCCTTCCTCTACTCAATTCAGAGCAAGCTGATCACTGTGAGTCGAAGGTATACTTCAATTATATTTATAAGATTAGTTTAATTTTGAACCTTTTTGAATCACATAAAAGTGATGTTAATTAAAATAGTGATACTCTTTTGGAAATTTTGATTTAGGGAATGGTTTCTTTGATGTCAAGGGAAGGAGTCTCGCAGCTGAATTTATTAATTTCTGTGTTGGCTGTATTTCATGTTCTCTATTGTATCTTCACAATGTGTTTAGGGATTGCCAAGGTATTGACTTCAATACATAACGACAAAGATCCATTTTTCCATCATAGTTTTTAGTTtgctttatttaattttaggtcaaattaatttaaacttttattcatatttattgaatatatataagTGTCTATCAtccataaatttcaaaattttacaaaaataattttttttaaccttttttcATTGGCCAAATCTTGAAAACCTAGAAATatagtttcttttttaaattttgtttttcttttcttctgaaATCAAGCATAATctacaaaagcaaaaaattaaaaactaaaccCTTAATCATGGTTAAAATCTTCATGTTAATTAGATCAAGTATTATGAATAATTAGTTGTATTGAAAAACCCATTGTGGTCAGATAAGAAAATGGAAAGCATGGGAGAAGGAGACTCAAGCTCTTGATTATCAGATTGCCAATGGTATCTTTTCcttcttatttttctctttctataTATGTATAAAGGTTGGTCAAAGTCTTAAATGAAGtagaaaataagaaatttatttttatgaacttattgcTTTTAAGTATTATTTGTAGGcacttccatatatatatatatatatatatatatatataagtgctGGGattgaaagaaattaaaaatgtgCAGATCCAAGGAGATTTAGACTCACACGTCAAACATCTATTGGGAAAAGACATCTAAATTTCTATGCCACTCATCCACTCCTAATTTGGCCTGTAATTTCACTTCACCTTCACTCTcataattcattttaattacATTAGTTTATCTTTATCTTATTATTCAacattgattaattaattaatttcattcaatttttgtttatatatataatttataaggTTTGCTTCATAAGACAATTCAGTGGCTCCGTTTCAAAATCTGATTATTTCACTCTACGCAATGGCTTCATTGTGGTAACTACCAAATTTTCTTACAAAATTTCACCACtcaaaatctttattttattaatctagTTCGGTTTCCTTTTTCATAGTCCAACATTGCTGGAGGATCTGAATTCAATTTCCAAAAGTTTCTTCATAGAGCTTTTGATCATGATTTTGTGCAAGTTATTCAAATCAGGTAAAGCGACTAGAAATTTCaacaagtttttcttttttgtgaaaTTTTGGATGATTTTCTCTCATGATTTTTTGCTGCCAATGGGATACTATTGCAGATTCTGGATATGGATTTTTTCCATACTGTTAATATTTTTCAGTGCACATGGTAAGAAATTCTACTCTCTATCACCATCTTTCTTTATTCTTATAAATTTGACTTCGcaaatatataataatgataatgcAAACCTCTCAATGGTCCTCAATCATCTCAAATTTCATGAACCGATCAATTCATTAATTCAAAACGAGAGATTTTCATGTGtggtttaaatataattttatataaatcAAATTGGACCATTTAATTTCAAGAGAAAGAGAATGGAGGAGGACCATAATATTTATTTAGTTCAATAACAATGAATTTATTTTAATGTAAGCACATTGACGAAGTGATTTGAATTTACCTCAAACACATCAATTAAAGCTTTTTGCTAAAGTGGCAATTTAACATGATTCACAAATCCTTTTTCATTTGCTAATGATTTAGAGGttgaaatatatattatttctattttgtatttgggactagttttttttttatatatagtttATACTTTCAAATCAATGTTTAAATGATAAATCTTAAAAATTAGTCTGTATTATTGATATAGGTTTAAATCAAATAAACCTATTTATCTGCCTGTCCATATATATGTGTTTTTCAACTCTAgccctagtttttttttttttttcttagagaTGACATAGCATGGTATTTTCGATTGAAAGTGGTATAttgtttaattaaatatctCCATAATAGTATATTTTCTATAATTAATAACATTTGGAGAGAAGTGATTCTAAAAAAATGATTAATAACATCTGGAAAGAAGTGATTCTTAAatgattaaaatataaatattttattttaaaaatcatttagacatgttttattatatttttaaatcaggtaggacttaaaattttaaattagattaAAACTGTATGTAGTAATGATTTTAAAGTGAAAAATCATTCAATTCAGCTATGACCACAATTAGTATATGTGATGATCATAagttttatatttcaaaatttttaattatttgatttttgtgcAGAGTTCTACAACTATTATTGGCTCCCATTTATCCCATTAGTGGTAAGGACTAAACTCACCGCAACGAAGAAAAgttgagagagaaagaaagttaCATTGTTTTAGAATTGTGAAGGAAAAATGCTTCTCTCAAATATGGAAATATAGGTTTTAAAAATTTGATTCATAGTTCAAATTTATTAATTCTACGAAAACAATAAACGTTGAAAGTCAATCCGtgaaaatatcaacaaaaaaaaatggataTACCTAATTCGCACGATACAGTTGATATCCTCGATACACTACGTACTGAAATATAATTGATATATTATTGATGTACACTACGTACGAAAAACAATTGATACACTATTGATTTACACAGTATACAATTCACACACCAAAAATTTGATATatctaaaaaatagaaaaagcttgTGACGCATTTGgatattctatttttaaattatcacTTGCAtgtattatatttttatataagaGGGGCTTCATTGTTTTgtgaaaatttgaaaagattGTAGTAACAGTGGGAACAAAGCTGGAAGTGATTATAACCAAAATGTGTGTAGAAAGTAGCAAAAGGAAGCCTGTGAGCAGCGGAGCATTTCTAGTGAAGCCTCAGGATCAACTATTTTGGTTTAGTAAACCCAGCTGGCTTCTCTACCTAATTCAGTTCGTCCTAATTCAGGTAATTAAGCTCttgttttcatatttatattggCTCTAAAATTTGATCTATGTTTTCTTTAACCTAAGCTATTAATGGGCGATAGAGATATATTTCATAACATTCCCATCGCTCATTGTACTTTCCGATCTTAGCTTCTTACATCCCTTTTAAACCAGTAAATGATGAGAGTGTTAGCATGTATCCCTATCTATCGCTCATTAGGTTTGCTCTTTTATCATACTCCAAATCTAATAGATGAAATTAGTGTTTATAAACATCATTTAAAGAacatagataaaaaaaaaaacaaatatttgttCGATAActatttcactttttttttagaaaaaagaaagtttgGGTTTGTTTAAAACCACCTTTCTTTGTTACATGATTTTCATTATGAATTCAAACTCAGAAAATCAAAACAAGATTTTACAACTATTTTGAGatttctgttttttcttttttattattctaaCTAAAAAGTGGGTGGAAAAAAAGAGCAATCGGTTGGACATGACATGTATCGGCTTAATTTAAAAGAACTAATACTTATCGTAAATATGACTTTTAGTTTTCTAGATTTTAAATGAATGCATGTTTAATTTCCCCCAGTTTTATTACTCTAAAACTTCTTCCTCAAACAAACATTTTAATCACTGTTAGTGGTTAGTTTCAAGTGATATAATATTAGAATTGTCTTTACCCATTACTTTGAACTTTTCCATCCATGGATAATTTAAGATTTCAAAACTTCTAGCTTTCAGAAGTTTGTCACACATTGTTACAAAATAAAGAATCTATAGACAGAAGCAAGGTTTTATactaaatttcaaaatctaGAAACTAAAACTAAACGGTTGTTGACAAGTTAAAGTATGTTTTAATTTCAACGGTTGACATGCTAATTTAAAATTAGATTCATTGATGAATTAAGTGAGAAGTTAATTGTTACGTTATATGTCTTTAACAGTGTGAAGTTATAGATCTAGACGatcctataaataggattgaaaaTGCTACCAAGTATGAAGAACAATACACATAAAGAGAATTAATTTAAGAGTCTTCTGAATAAgctttattaattaatttattctctcaaatattctattttgtGATTATTTATTTGACATATTCATCACATGCTTCCAACTACGTGCATCAGGGCTTGAGTTTTgagtttaagaaaaaaattgttttttataAATAGGAAACAACAATTTAGTTCCCTTCCAAGTGCCTTCACTTATAattgaaagaaaattatagCAGTTGGAGTATTTAAAGGAAAGCTCTACTTGGTTCGCAAGATGTGTTGGACATTCTTAATAATAGTTATGAAGAATCAAAAAGTGATGCAACTTTGAGTCAAGCTCAACGAGAAACTTTACAAAAtacaagaaagaaaaacaaaaaagctcTCACCATTATTTATCAAGTCATTAATGATTCAACTTTTGAGAAGATTTCTGGAGCAACCACTTCACATCAAATATGACAAGTTTTgaagaatatataaaaaaaaaaaaaaagtagatcaTCGAATCAAGAAGGTTTACCTAAAATAATTGAGAGGTGATTATGAATCACTGTAAATGAAGGAGTCTAAATCAATTTTAGATTTCAAGATTGCTAGTAGTCATAAATGAAATGGCAATATTATGGTGAGACAATTAGTGGTGAGCAAGCAGTAGAACAGATATTGTACTCATTTGATGAAAAATATTCAATTTCATCGTCGTCACTATTTGAACATTCAAAAGATTTGAGTACAATGTCCATTAATCAACTTATAGGTTCTTTACAAGTCCCATAAAGATCAGAAGCTTCTTAAGAAGAATAAGCACTCGGCTAGCAACTCTTTCAAACAAAGACGTGGTGGAAATATTGTAGCAAAGGTTGGGATTGAGAAAACaaagataaaaacaaaatatgatAAGAGTAATTCAAACTCATATTCATTAAGAGATCACGAAAGACAAAATCAAATAATGCCAGGAGATATGACAAAAAGACAAGTCGAATGTTATAATTATCATAAATTTGGTCAATATTCGTGGGAATGTAGAAATAGatttaaagaaaaagtaaattatgttgagaaagatgaagaaagtgTTGAGTCATCATTGCTTCTAGGATGCAAAATTGAGAAAACATGTGAAAACAATGCATGATATTTTGATAGTGGTGCATGCAATCACATTTATGGAAGTAAATCGATGTTCGTGGAGCTAGCTTCATGAATTTGTTGGTGGCAATATGTATTTGGTGATGCCACAAAAAttccaattaaaaaaaaaagataaatattttatcaatttgtATAATGAGAAGCATAAGTTTATCTCTAATGTTTGTTATGTGCTCGATATGAAGAacaatattttgaatttaggAAAACTCTTAGAGAAAGGCGATATTTTTTTGTGAATGATTATAGTCTTTTGATAAGAGATAATCATGATGATACGATTGCTAAACTGCAAATGACATAAATAAtataatgtttttattaaacaCTCAAATTAATGTTGCTAAGGGGTTGTTTGAGGCGTTGAGTTGAGATAGGATGCCTGAAGTTCATATGTCTAGAAAGGTTATATGTTTAGGGAGTTCATAAGTCTGTCTTTGGAGTGCAGACTTGTTTTGTGTGAGTTTATATGCTTGTGTTTGGGGTGAAGAGTTGAGGACATATGGTGGGATATTTGGCacaattttgttaattttaaataatatgttttttatgcctattttttacttttataattttctattCAATAATTCTACTTATATTTGCTAGAATAAAATATGgatttcatttttctctttgtttttataagctttttttctttttttagtgaTAAACAACAATTAATTAACCAACTATATTTTTTGCACTAACGTACATAGATTAAGATGTAAAACAAAAGAGGAATAAAAAACTTTTGATTCCTAATTGTTTCTCCATAAATttcatcattttattttattttatttatttttcttcctatTGTTGGTTTGGAAATATGTCGGAGAAAAGAATGTTGGAGTGAGTTGGTATAATATACCGACTCAACTCCACAAACATGTAAAGTTGGTGGGCCAAACAATGAATTGGTATAATATATCAAGGAAGGATATGTTGAAAGGGCTACCATATGTCAAACACCCcctaaaaatttgaaaaacactacaagaaatctgacctttaatgtcggtttaaaaaccgacgttaaaggtctttaatgtcacttggcaaccgacatctttgcgagcgttattaaaggcctttaatgttggttggactttaatgtcggtttaaaaacgacatctttgatagtgttattgaagccctttaatatcggttgggctttaatgtcggttttaaaccgacatctttgatagtgttattgaagccctttaatgtcgattgggctatgatgtcgttttaaaaccgacattaaagaggccaataatgtcagtttaaaaccgacattaaagacatgtttttatccatttttagaaatttatatttatttaattgctgtattattgtccattttttataaaccaacattgaatccatatagataaatatttttttctcgctccaacaaattaataaaattaatattattttagaaactataatatttatcttttacatttgtatacacaaaatgaaaatttaatattgtgtttatatatacattctacaatagtacatgaaacaagatcctaatacaagacttaaataagaaatcctaaacgccttctcagtcttcaaccttcaacgatcgcctgactatctacacaatcgcttagctttcaatctgatgacttcaatcattctacaagcaatatcaaaataaaccatttaagcAGTAGCAAACAAACATGTCAAGCATAGTAGTAAACAGTTCTATAGCATGTGGGGATTCATAGGAGAAAAAAAGGGTCCCCTGAAAATGGAGGAATTAACAGCCAAAATCAGTAACTTTCGTTTACACCACATATACTACACACAGGCCCTTCATGTTGTTTCTTTTGACTGACTACTTTGTATTAGCAACATCACTTAAATGACAAAGAAGCAAAAAATATGGAATGTAAACAAACCCAGGCCGTTCATCAAGTTTCCTCAAACTCActagaaataataaataaataacaaatatacctATTAACAAGAAAATTCAAACCCTCAAGCTGATAGTCTCGAAGCTTGCCTCCCTTCAACCACTCAGGCTGTTCATCAAGTTTTCTTAAACTCActagaaataagaaaaattataatattaaagaATGTTAACTATACATCGAGTAAAAAAGATTGACGAGAATTCTAAGTTTTAGCCTCAACGCATTGGCTTCCTTTGGGCCAAAATACAATGAGGCTTAAAGCATCTACCCCTCTTATAATAACTAGGAAACTAGTATTCACTTACC is drawn from Cucumis melo cultivar AY chromosome 11, USDA_Cmelo_AY_1.0, whole genome shotgun sequence and contains these coding sequences:
- the LOC103496007 gene encoding MLO-like protein 12; translated protein: MGEISSSGGGSLESSPTWAISSFAFFFFFLAFIIETSLHRLAQFLARKRIKSFERGLRKIKTEMMKMGFMSLLLELLESSIPNICVSKRVAKSFLPCKDIAMEYLSMEPVVFTSKNKSLGFNSPTTLPLLNSEQADHCESKGMVSLMSREGVSQLNLLISVLAVFHVLYCIFTMCLGIAKIRKWKAWEKETQALDYQIANDPRRFRLTRQTSIGKRHLNFYATHPLLIWPVCFIRQFSGSVSKSDYFTLRNGFIVSNIAGGSEFNFQKFLHRAFDHDFVQVIQIRFWIWIFSILLIFFSAHEFYNYYWLPFIPLVIVVTVGTKLEVIITKMCVESSKRKPVSSGAFLVKPQDQLFWFSKPSWLLYLIQFVLIQCEVIDLDDPINRIENATKYEEQYT